A section of the Phaseolus vulgaris cultivar G19833 chromosome 8, P. vulgaris v2.0, whole genome shotgun sequence genome encodes:
- the LOC137824895 gene encoding uncharacterized protein, which produces MKREGRQHGMVRSYRILPTPVNPRPNTRIITQFDSPPTAGLFVKVSSKPANHSKFTGKCAKPHCTGCHFHPACKSKGKTKGSQKHKQWRVLDQPDSDFFGLSATLTLDHISNDYTADEGSKDDYDWEKKNDNKCTSEMGVSFRMDQVREEKEDEDWLLVESSS; this is translated from the coding sequence ATGAAGAGAGAGGGTCGTCAACATGGAATGGTGAGGTCTTATCGGATCCTACCAACTCCAGTTAACCCGAGACCCAATACCCGAATCATCACCCAGTTTGATTCTCCTCCCACTGCTGGATTATTCGTCAAGGTGTCATCTAAACCAGCCAATCACTCCAAGTTCACCGGCAAGTGTGCCAAACCACATTGCACCGGCTGCCACTTCCACCCAGCTTGCAAGTCCAAGGGTAAAACCAAAGGTTCtcaaaaacacaaacaatgGCGGGTCCTAGATCAACCCGATTCAGATTTCTTTGGGTTGTCGGCGACGCTGACACTTGACCATATTTCTAATGATTACACGGCAGATGAGGGCAGCAAAGATGATTATGATTGGGAGAAGAAGAATGATAACAAATGCACTTCTGAAATGGGGGTTTCATTTCGGATGGATCAAGTtcgagaagaaaaagaagatgaagattgGCTTTTGGTGGAATCTTCTTCTTGA
- the LOC137824894 gene encoding uncharacterized mitochondrial protein AtMg00860-like: MDATSSISTPTGNNNHTAYTTTTTTTIPPFSSSPIRPPKIQPSFFDGTGPLDCKSVQEHIQHLTLILRLLDTHKFFVKESKCVFATTRVSYLGHLLKGGTVAPDPDKIQAILLWPKPISFTILWVFQGITGFYRKFIRSYATLASPLTDLLKSSTFIWATNVQEAFTKLKNILTTTPVLSLPHFSIPFEVETDVSNIAIGVVLSQEVHPIAFFSKKNFVQKCKLAQYM, encoded by the exons ATGGATGCCACTTCTTCTATCTCAACCCCGACTGGGAACAACAATCACACTGCTTACACTACTACAACAACTACAACCATTCCaccattttcttcttctcctaTACGACCACCAAAAATACAACCATCTTTCTTTGATGGAACTGGCCCCTTAGACTG CAAGTCCGTGCAAGAACATATTCAACACCTCACATTGATCCTTCGATTACTAGACACTCATAAATTCTTTGTTAAGGAATCAAAATGTGTATTTGCTACCACCAGGGTCTCATATTTAGGCCATCTATTGAAAGGTGGCACAGTGGCTCCAGATCCAGATAAAATTCAGGCTATCTTACTTTGGCCTAAACCTATATCCTTTACTATCCTATGGGTGTTTCAGGGTATTACAGGATTTTATCGAAAGTTCATCCGCAGTTATGCCACTCTTGCCTCGCCACTCACGGATTTACTCAAATCATCAACATTTATATGGGCTACAAATGTGCAAGAGGCCTTTACAAAACTGAAAAATATTCTAACTACAACTCCTGTGTTGAGTCTTCCACATTTCTCCATACCATTTGAGGTTGAGACAGATGTTTCCAACATAGCCATTGGCGTTGTGCTGTCCCAAGAAGTTCACCCCATTGCTTTCTTCAGCAAAAAAAACTTTGTCCAAAAATGCAAGCTAGCTCAGTATATGTAA